In Actinomycetota bacterium, one genomic interval encodes:
- a CDS encoding metalloregulator ArsR/SmtB family transcription factor, which yields MATATAADPATTAAACCAPLGAPSRTDAEAEATARLFKALADPHRVRIVNLLATSPDPVCVCEFTGPLGLSQPTVSHHLKKLVAAGLLEREQRGTWAYYSLRPDALDGLTAALDLQGASR from the coding sequence ATGGCGACCGCCACCGCAGCCGACCCGGCCACCACGGCAGCCGCCTGCTGCGCCCCGCTGGGAGCACCGTCGCGGACGGACGCCGAGGCCGAGGCGACGGCCCGGCTGTTCAAGGCCCTGGCCGACCCCCACCGGGTCAGGATCGTCAACCTGCTGGCCACCAGCCCCGACCCGGTGTGCGTGTGCGAGTTCACCGGGCCGCTCGGGCTCAGCCAGCCGACCGTCAGCCACCACCTCAAGAAGCTGGTCGCGGCCGGGCTCCTGGAGCGCGAGCAGCGCGGGACCTGGGCCTACTACTCGCTGCGACCTGACGCCCTGGACGGCCTGACCGCCGCCCTCGACCTCCAAGGAGCCAGCCGATGA